The Lentimicrobiaceae bacterium genome contains the following window.
CAGGCTTGCGGAGCTACGTTGTTTAAAACGGAAGAAGTAATTTGTACATTTTGCAATTACCATTTACCCCGGACAAATTTTCACCTCGAACAGGATAACTGGGTTTCCCGAACTTTTTGGGGCAGGACGGATGTGTTCTCAGCAACAGCTTTGTTTTATTTCAATAAAGGAGGAAAAGTGCAGCACCTGATTCATCGCCTGAAATACAACGGAGAAAAGGAAATAGGGATTTTTTTAGGAAAGCAATACGGATACGACCTGCAGAAAAGTCCGTTTTTCAATTCGGTGAAAGTCGTTTTGCCTGTTCCGCTACATTCCAAAAAGGAAAAGAAGAGGGGTTACAACCAAAGTGAAATGTTTGCCATAGGTTTGGCACAAACCATGCAAATTGAACTGGTAAAGAACAATCTTATAAAAACGATGGCTACGGAGTCGCAGACCCGGAAAAGCCGTTTTAAACGATGGGAGAACGTTAAGGAAATTTTTGTGGTGAAAGATGCTGAGAAGCTGGAAGGGAAACATGTCCTGTTGGTAGATGATGTAATTACCACCGGAGCTACTATAGAATCCTGTGCCAATACTTTACTGAAAGTTCCGGGAATTAGGGTTAGCGTTGCAGCCATAGCTTTTACCCAACATTAAATTTTACCACCAAGCACTGCCGTTTTTTTGTAGTGCTGCACTTTACCTTTAAGGTTAAATACTTCTACATACACTATGTAAATCCCGATAAGTGCCTTTTCTCCATCTTCATTAATGCCATCCCACGAAAAGCTGCCGGAGGTTCCCAGCAGTTCATTTTTTACCAGATAACGAACCAGATGTCCGGCTGCATCGTAAATGGTAATATTGGTGGTAAATCCGGGTTCATCCAACGTATAACCAATATTTAAAACATCATTGTAGCCGTCATTATCGGGTGAAAATATTTCCGGAGAAAGGGTAATGGCATTTTTGTAAGCTATTTCGGGAACAAACTGTGAGTTTGTATATCCCGGGGTTGCAAACCCGGATTTTTGAGAAGCAGAATGCCAATTGGTAACATCGTTGGTTCCCCTTTCCGGACTGATACGTTCGAGCGAAACACCTTCCACGCTGTTCAGTAAGGCATAATGCATTTCTTTGGTATAATGAAATTTATCAATGATTTCCTGTCCGGTTGTTGCAATCACCACTATGCCTTCATCATTATTACAGGGCGGAAAAGATTCCATCGCAAGAAATGCGTCCGGATTGGTTGTTTCATACTGTTCTTTCACTTCTTGCGGATTAGTAGTCAATACCATATATTCCTCTGGGAAAAATAGGTAGCTGATTTCCGTTAACGGGCAAACAGATTCCAAGGTACCGGAAATGCTATCGGAAGAAGAAAGCGTTAGCCCAGATAAATCTATGATTTTGCCAGAACGGTTATAAATTTCCACAAAATCAACTCCATTATCTTTGGGGTTAAAAAGTATTTCATTGATAACCAAATCATTTTCTACAGCAGCTTCGGGTAGGGCAAATTTGCGACTGCTCATTATCACCATGCTATTTTTGGCACAATCTTGTAAAGTATCATTAACCAGTAAAGTATAGATAATATTCTCTATAATAGGTTGTTCCAAAAGCAAAATCGCAGAATAAAAACCAGGAGCAACAGGAATAACCTCCAAAGGTTGCCCGATGCCGTTATCAATCCTGAATTTTGAAGGACTGCTCACTGAAATACTATCCATTTCTTCACTAAAAACTATCTGAATATGAACTGAATCGCAGATAATAATGTTTTTTAGGTATGGCGGCTGGCTGTCAGGATTGTCTGCCAGGACAGAATTTACTCTTCCGGGCGTACCTCCGGAAGGGTCAACTGAAGCTTTCCAGTTGGCAGCTTCTCCACAGGGATTTTGGGTGTCTATCTGTTCCAGTGCCCAACCTCCCTCGTTTTTGGTATTGTCGGTATACCAGCCGTCAGTATAGCCGATGTAATGCATTATTTCCCCCTGCGGATTCCGGAGCACAAGAACAGAGCCGGTATTGGTAAGGGTAAAGTTTGAAAAACCCACAAATTTCCCGAAGGATTCGAGTTCAGCTTGGGCATCATTATCTGCAACAATAAGAAATTCCAAAGGTTTAATAATGATATCGGGGAATTTGTGCTGAGACGTACCTGTTAAAAGTGTCCAATTTTTCAGATGTACCGGAAACAAAGTACAGTTATAAATTTCAAGATATTCCCATTCAGGCAAGCCCACCGGTGGCGAAGGGTCTGCCATTATCTCGTTTATTACCAGATCAAAAGATTTAAAACAGTGCCAGGTAAAACTTTTTATCACTTCCGACATGTGATTTCCAGCCATGTCTTCAATATTTTTTATAGTTAATTGATATTCTTTATCTTCCAAAAAAGAAGTAGCAAATGTTAAATGAATCAAGGCATTTCCTTCCAATTCCGCAAAAGAAGGGTTTCCGGACTCCATTCCGGCAGAATAATTCAGGCAGTTTGCAGCAGATGTTTCTTCAACTGTTTCGTTAAAATATATATCTAATTGATTGGATGATATTGCATTTACTAAAGTTATCTCCGGAGGAGAAGTGTCTATTTCAATATTTCTAATTAAAAAATCATCGAAATAAAATTTTGTGCTGTTGCTGCCGGTATATTGGCACAAAATTCCGAAAAATGTAGCGGTAGCTAATGTATTGTCTGTTCCGGCTGCCTGTTGTGCAAAATTGAATCCTCCGGCAGAATCGGCAAAAATTTCCCAAAACCCGTTGTGTTTCCGGGTAACTTTTACCCTGATTGCGAACGAATTTGCTATTTCACCTTCTTTCCCGCGGCAAACAGATGTAAGCTGGGCTCCGTTTTGACGAAAAAGTTCTATGGCATCATTGGAGCCGGCTTCGCCAAGTTGAAGAAAGTATCCGTTCAGTGGGGCAGTTACATCTGCATTGTCGGAAACGAGATAAATCCGGGCAAAATTATTGGCAGACGGATCAAAGGCTAATCTTATCCAGCATTGCCATTCGGTACTATCCAGGAGGGCATTTTGTGTAGAAAGATAAGATATTCCTGACATAGAGGTGCTTAGATGTAATTGTTTACTGCTGTTTATTTCAAAATTTGCAGTGGTTCCGTTCCAGGCAGGATTGCCAGAAAAATTACCATCGGAGAAGTTGTCTGCCATTTGGGCTAAAGCGGTGATTGGCAGGAAAAATAAGCAAAACAAAATTTTTTTCATACCAGTGTAAATAAAAATCAACCGGTAAATATACTACTTTTGCCGTGAAAAATCAACGAATTAAATTTTGTACGGATGAAAATAGCAATAGTAGGTGCTACAGGATTAGTTGGCACAGTGATGATGAAAGTTTTTGAAGAACGTAAATACATACAAAATATTGATAATATTGAGTTTTTGTTGGTTGCATCGGCAAAATCGGCAGGTAAAGAGCTTATGTTTAACGGCAGAAAATACAAAGTAATCGGTCTTGAGGAAGCTGTTGCCAGTCATCCACAAATTGCTGTTTTTTCCGCTGGGGCTTCCACCTCAAAAGAATGGGCTCCGCGATTTGCGGAGAACGGTACCTGGGTAATTGATAATTCTTCCGCCTGGCGGATGGATGAAAACATAGCTTTGGTTATCCCTGAAATAAATGCTTCAGCGATTTCTCCACGGCATAAAATAATTGCAAACCCCAATTGTTCTACTGCCCAACTGGTTATGGTACTTGCCCCGCTTCACCGAAAATATAAAATCAAACGTTTGGTGGTTTCCACCTATCAGTCGGTTACCGGAACCGGAGTGAAGGCTGTACAGCAGATGGAAAATGAAAGAATGGGAATTACGGGAGAAATGGCTTACCCCTATTCTATTGATTTAAACCTTTTTCCTCATGGAGGTGCTTTTTTACCAAATGGATATACCATGGAGGAAATAAAATTAGCAACTGAAACAAGAAAAATTTTAAGCGATGATACTATTCGGGTAACATCCACTGTAGTAAGAGTCCCGGTAAAAGGTGGTCATTCGGAAGCTGTAAATATTGAATTTGAGAATGATTTTGATGTAACAGAAGTAAGAAATTTATTGGAGAATACCCAAGGGGTAGTGGTCCAGGATGATCCTTCTTCAAACCTGTATCCCATGCCAAAATATACCGAAGGAAAAGATGAGGTTTTTGTGGGAAGAATCCGCAGGGATATTTCAAATCCCAACACGCTTGATTTGTGGATTGTAGCCGATAACCTCCGCAAGGGAGCCGCCACAAATGCCATACAGATTGCAGCTTATCTGATAAATAAAAAGTGGATTTAAAATTTAAAAATACTTCGTGAAAATATATAGAAACATTGAGGAACTTGGCGCCATAGCTCGACCTGTAGTAACCCTTGGTACTTTTGACGGGGTACATATTGGCCATCGGAAATTGCTTGAAAAAGTAGTAGAAATAGCCCAAAAAGAAAAAGGAGAATCTCTTGTTGTAACCTTCGACCCCCACCCGGACATATTATTCGATTGCGAAGGAGAAACA
Protein-coding sequences here:
- a CDS encoding ComF family protein, whose amino-acid sequence is QACGATLFKTEEVICTFCNYHLPRTNFHLEQDNWVSRTFWGRTDVFSATALFYFNKGGKVQHLIHRLKYNGEKEIGIFLGKQYGYDLQKSPFFNSVKVVLPVPLHSKKEKKRGYNQSEMFAIGLAQTMQIELVKNNLIKTMATESQTRKSRFKRWENVKEIFVVKDAEKLEGKHVLLVDDVITTGATIESCANTLLKVPGIRVSVAAIAFTQH
- a CDS encoding lamin tail domain-containing protein — its product is MKKILFCLFFLPITALAQMADNFSDGNFSGNPAWNGTTANFEINSSKQLHLSTSMSGISYLSTQNALLDSTEWQCWIRLAFDPSANNFARIYLVSDNADVTAPLNGYFLQLGEAGSNDAIELFRQNGAQLTSVCRGKEGEIANSFAIRVKVTRKHNGFWEIFADSAGGFNFAQQAAGTDNTLATATFFGILCQYTGSNSTKFYFDDFLIRNIEIDTSPPEITLVNAISSNQLDIYFNETVEETSAANCLNYSAGMESGNPSFAELEGNALIHLTFATSFLEDKEYQLTIKNIEDMAGNHMSEVIKSFTWHCFKSFDLVINEIMADPSPPVGLPEWEYLEIYNCTLFPVHLKNWTLLTGTSQHKFPDIIIKPLEFLIVADNDAQAELESFGKFVGFSNFTLTNTGSVLVLRNPQGEIMHYIGYTDGWYTDNTKNEGGWALEQIDTQNPCGEAANWKASVDPSGGTPGRVNSVLADNPDSQPPYLKNIIICDSVHIQIVFSEEMDSISVSSPSKFRIDNGIGQPLEVIPVAPGFYSAILLLEQPIIENIIYTLLVNDTLQDCAKNSMVIMSSRKFALPEAAVENDLVINEILFNPKDNGVDFVEIYNRSGKIIDLSGLTLSSSDSISGTLESVCPLTEISYLFFPEEYMVLTTNPQEVKEQYETTNPDAFLAMESFPPCNNDEGIVVIATTGQEIIDKFHYTKEMHYALLNSVEGVSLERISPERGTNDVTNWHSASQKSGFATPGYTNSQFVPEIAYKNAITLSPEIFSPDNDGYNDVLNIGYTLDEPGFTTNITIYDAAGHLVRYLVKNELLGTSGSFSWDGINEDGEKALIGIYIVYVEVFNLKGKVQHYKKTAVLGGKI
- a CDS encoding aspartate-semialdehyde dehydrogenase, with the translated sequence MKIAIVGATGLVGTVMMKVFEERKYIQNIDNIEFLLVASAKSAGKELMFNGRKYKVIGLEEAVASHPQIAVFSAGASTSKEWAPRFAENGTWVIDNSSAWRMDENIALVIPEINASAISPRHKIIANPNCSTAQLVMVLAPLHRKYKIKRLVVSTYQSVTGTGVKAVQQMENERMGITGEMAYPYSIDLNLFPHGGAFLPNGYTMEEIKLATETRKILSDDTIRVTSTVVRVPVKGGHSEAVNIEFENDFDVTEVRNLLENTQGVVVQDDPSSNLYPMPKYTEGKDEVFVGRIRRDISNPNTLDLWIVADNLRKGAATNAIQIAAYLINKKWI